Below is a window of Arabidopsis thaliana chromosome 2, partial sequence DNA.
ttaaagagaagaaaataaaaagaaataagaaataGGAGGAGATGTAACAGAATGGAAAACGAAAGGTGTGGAAATTGATTTGAGAAGATGTCGCCTAATAATATTAACCGACAATTAGTGGCCTCTTCTCTGACTTTTGACTTATACACTGTTTTTTCACATTTGTTGGTGCTCTCTCACTCCCACCCAATCACGGCCCTTCTTTTCTAATCTTACTActctataaaattaaatattttttaaaaacttatagtGATCATAGTGTGGAACATTTGCTTCAATAGTTGACCTAGTAATTTAATAGTATCTATATGATGTATacaatgttctttttgttgcCAATATCgatagaaaaaaagttttaacttattcgaaaaaagaagacaaaaattattatagaGTAGGTTCTTGTGGATTTGAATCgatttgtgatttgtgaatACTACTTAAATAGAATTATGTAAGATTCTACAATTAGTGTTTTATGTGGTTAGAGATGATAAAAATTACAGTTAGatgattaaataatatttccGTTGATACGGATTTGGATTCTCTACCATAAATACTTCCAATTGTTTATGTTGATGAGAAGTGTGATCAGTTAATAAAGAATTAAGACGTTAATTAAGAAATTGATATGTGCAAAAATTGATAGGGCATCATTAGgcaatttaaaaagaataatagaGAATGGCATTTAATCCTATCAATCATATTTAGTTTGCCTATTTAGTTTTGAACCTTTCgattttaaatttaacttTATTGTCACTATACCAGAAAAGAATTGTAGTCATTTCTCcaaatgaaaaagatttgaacttgggaacaaaaaaaatttgaaatcccAAGAAACCTTTTAAAGTAGTAACAAAGGAGTAGAATGTTCCAGTTCAGtaaaatttcactttttctaTAAAGGTGACagtaataaaataagatactcttttttattttaaaaaaaaaccttcgAATTTTTCCAGAAAAGAAtctgacaaaaataaaatgaacagagaaaagaaagcaaCCAATCTTATGCAATAGAATCCAAAAATTCACTTgtctctattttttaaaaatgggtCCTTTTTATGAAGGTTTTGCCAAAGTGTCATTAGTGCCCAGAATTAAACGCAATCCACTTCAATCCAAAATCCCATACTAAATTAAAACCAACACacaggaagaaagaagaaacctctCATCTTCCCCTCTCTTCTGTTGAAGAAAGCTTAAACCTTTCTGGGTTTCTTTTAACTATGGCGACAAGGGTTAGTTTCTTCTTAGCTCTGGTAATGACGGTGGTGATTCTTGCTCCTTCTGTCGTCTCTGGAGAAAATGGGTTTTCCGATCTTAAAATCCGTACTCACTTGAAACGACTCAACAAGCCAGCTCTCAAATCGATTAAGGTGAATTCCACAGTGATATTAGAGAGAAAACTCCATAaaagtttcattcttttgCTGTTTTCTGGGAataattttgagtttcttaAACAGAGCCCAGATGGAGATATGATTGACTGTGTTCCAATCACTGACCAACCAGCTTTTGCTCATCCTCTGCTCATTAATCACACTGTCCAGGTTCTGtttactcttctttcttttgtttgattctctgttgtttttcttctgtatAGTTCtgacattgttgttgtttatggGTGTATTATAGATGTGGCCAAGTTTGAACCCAGAAAGTGTATTTAGTGAGAGTAAAGTTTCATCAAAAACCAAGAATCAGCAGTCTAATGCTATACATCAGCTTTGGCATGTGAATGGGAAATGTCCAAAGAACACAATTCCCATCAGAAGAACGAGAAGACAAGATCTTTACAGAGCGAGTTCCGTTGAGAATTACGGTATGAAGAATCAGAAGAGTATCCCTAAACCTAAATCTTCTGAGCCACCTAATGTCCTTACACAAAATGGTCATCAggtaattatttttcttcacataTGAATTAGTTTTGGCCAATTTTTGTTGTGTCTATTAACCTCTTCCTTTaccttttgttgttgatttagCACGCGATAATGTATGTCGAAGATGGGGTTTTCTACGGGGCTAAAGCGAAGATAAATGTATGGAAGCCGGATGTTGAAATGCCTAATGAGTTTAGCTTAGCTCAGATTTGGGTTTTAGGTGGAAATTTCAACTCTGATCTTAATAGTATTGAAGCTGGCTGGCaggtatttttcttctttcggTTTTTGATAGTTCTTTCCTGAAAAAGAAACTGTTTTTGATTCAAAGATTTGTGTTTTCAGGTCAGCCCACAATTGTATGGTGATAATAGGACCAGACTCTTCACTTATTGGACTGTAAGTTTCAGACTATTCAAtctagatttttgtttttgtgtgttttggcTTTCTTGATGAATCATTCTTTTGTCTCTCACTTGTGAAAACAGAGTGATGCATACCAAGGCACAGGCTGCTATAATCTTCTATGCTCAGGATTTGTTCAAATCAATAGAGAAATCGCAATGGGTGGATCAATCTCTCCTTTATCAAACTATGGAAACTCTCAATATGACATCACCATACTCATCTGGAAGGTAAACCAACAACAAATATCCATGTTGTTACCATCTATTTAGTGGTTTAGCTATGGTTTGagaaatttcagttttgtttttttgttttttctcagGATCCAAAAGAAGGACATTGGTGGTTACAGTTTGGAGAGAAATACATAATAGGATACTGGCCAGCTTCACTCTTCTCTTACTTATCAGAAAGTGCATCGATGATCGAATGGGGAGGCGAAGTGGTTAACTCGCAGTCCGAGGAAGGACAACACACAACCACTCAGATGGGAAGTGGGAGGTTTGCAGAGGAAGGTTGGGGAAAAGCGAGTTACTTCAAGAACGTTCAAGTAGTTGATGGATCGAATGAACTGAGAAACCCGGAGAATCTTCAAGTGTTTACTGATCAAGAGAACTGTTACAATGTGAAAAGTGGGAATGGAGGTTCTTGGGGAAGTTACTTCTACTATGGTGGTCCTGGTCGAAACCCTAATTGCCCTTAAAGATTTGGTCGACTTACTCACATTGCAGATCATTCCAAATCAATtgtataaaaaacatataatatatatatatacacattcttaagtatattattaatttcagGTTTGAAGAGTGGTATATGGTATATTCAAATTCATCTGcagaatttgtttgtttgtgtgtttgagagtgttttctctgtttccatggagtgaagagaagataaatttcttttaaagaaCATGGTCCCATGTGTATACTGAAATCAAATGATcccattattaatttatttgtatttttttttttgtatatgagTGGTACTTTGTTTTCAATGACCTGTGTTAATAGCTTTGTCTGTATGTACCAAAACATGGAGATGGGACTTTTGGCTTTGGATCTTCATTAATCACTCATGTTTAACAGTATCTATCAGAATTATTGGCCAATCTTCATTACACTAATACTATTATGTATAAATCTATTAACTATTTTTGTGATACTTCATTTAAGACTAAcataaactttgttttttttttaattatcagcAAGCTTCCATTGTATTGGAACTatgtttttgtgattgatcaacaaaacagaagcaagttaaaatttacaacttgaaatttttttcttataattatctCAAATTAAACTTATAATTACATCTATGTGAATGACAGATCTATCTTCTCATGTCCACTGTTATAGTCAACGAAATGTTTGGGGCCATAAGCCACAAGAGAGTTGACTTTGATCACGTTGACGAGTTCTCAATCATAAAAGCATAATCAATTTAACATAGTATGAGacttataattaatttaacaaaGTATTCAATGGTGCCAAAAGAAAGTTCAATAAAGTACCGACCATATTAAAATTCATGTAGagatttaatttaaaagtgaACATGGTGCAATTTACAAGTTCGTGACCTCTACGCGGAATGGTTCATGCAGagtaacaaacaaatgataatttaatttaatagaatgataattgatttatatttgcttcaaagagaaaaaagtttaaaactgaATTATATCCTTCTTGTCAATGTCACAGATAGTTTAATACTTTATATAGATAACGTCGAAGACGaggttacaaaaaaaaaagaaaaaagaattctGGTTAGAGTTGAGAAAAAATAGTAAGTTATGTAGCATTCCACTTCTATAAATTCCAATGAATACTGTCTAAAAGTTTTGCTAAGAACTGTATAGCCATGATGAGAATGACCGGTTTCATAGTAGCTATGATGATAGCAGCGGCGATATTCACTACTTGCGTTGATGGAAACAAGTTCTTTTATCACCGGGAAATTAAAGTACTTCGACATTTGAAACGGTTCAACAAGCCTGCTCTTAAATCCATTAAGGTACATATCTTATATAAATTTCatgacaaaaattaaagaaacctTTTTAGAGATGAATTCTAATACGCTTTCATTAATCTTTCTTGCAGAGTGAAGATGGAGATGTAATAGATTGTGTTCCTATCACTAATCAACCAGCTTTTGATCATCATTTACTTAAAAACCATACCATCCAGGTTTGGTTTCACTTCCAAGTCTATctattgttttaaaacattatgatTTTTGAATCAATTGTGACGTAAAGTTTACACATGCAGATGAGACCGAGTTTCTACCCGGTAAGTGATTCTACGTACACCAAGAGGGAGGCAAAGGCTGTAACTCAGGTTTGGCACAAGGCTGGAGAGTGTCCCAAAAACACTGTTCCAatcagaagaacaaagaaagaagatctCTTGAGACCAAAATCCATCAGGAGTTTTGGGAGAAAGTCTCATCAAAGCATTCCAAGAACTACAACCTTTGATCCAACATTAGGTCATCAGGTACAAGTCAACTACatgcacacacacacacaaacacatgTGTATCATTGTTAATGTCTTGTGGCTTACgcttttcatttcttttggaGTGCCTTTAGTACGCGCTAATGGGTGTGAGAAATGGAAAATTTTATGGGACAGAAGTTGCAATAAATCTGTGGAAACCATATGTCCAAATTCCTAAAGAGTTTAGCTTGGCTCAGACTTGGGTTGTGTCCGGAAATGGCTCTAGTCTAAACACCATTGAAGCTGGTTGGCAGGTTTGGTTCCTTCTTGACTACATCCTCTTTGCTTTTATGCAAAACACTTAACTTGctctaatattttttgtcttaattTATAGGTTTATCCAGAACtatatgatgataataatcctagattctttgtttattggaCGGTATGTTCTCCTTTTCAGCAGATTTAGGCGTACTTATCTCTTCTACTATACACTAATcatttgaaaaacataaagattGACTAGTTTTCTGATCCGGAATAGAACTATAGAAGTCTATAATTCAAGTTAAGTCTCTAGATTTATGTATTTAAGGATTTAATTAACCATTAtgaaatcgttttttttttttgggaaatagCGTGATGGGTACCGAAAAACGGGATGCTACAACCTTCTCTGCTCAGGTTTTGTTCAAACGAGTAATCGATACACCGTAGGTGGATCAATCACCACCATGTCACGCTACCGTGGAACTCAATATGATCTCTCCGTACTTATATGGAAGGTAATAACGTAATTATATTTCACCTCAACAACATCAGATTCAAATATTCAACGTAACTTCAGTGGCAAGTTACATACCTTTTCGCTCAAGTTACCTCTCCATCTATCTTGAAATGGATATCAGGACCAAAAAACAGGAAACTGGTGGCTTAGAGTCAATGAAAAAGACGTTATTGGGTACTGGCCAGGCTCGTTGTTCAATTCTCTAGGAAGAGAAGCTACGAGAGTTGAATGGGGAGGTGAAATCATTAACTCAAAGACCGGTGGGAGACACACTACCACAGATATGGGAAGTGGGCATTTTGCAGATGAAGGTTTTAAGAAAGCAAGCTATTTCAGGAATCTTAAGATAGTTGATGGAACCAATACTCTTAGAGAACCACAAGGACTTTACTTCTTTGCTGATAAACATAACTGTTACAATGTTAAGACAGGAAATGGTGGAACTTCTTGGGGGGCTCATTTCTTCTATGGTGGTCCTGGTCGAAACGTTAAATGTCCTTGATTAGGATCTGTGTGTTCAAAAGCTTTTATAATCTCACATACACATGTCTATATTTGAATAAGAACATTTGCGAAAACCACGTCATCAGAGATGTTTATATCTgtcatttttcttaatttattaatgAACAGTCTGTTGACAGTGAAATTGAAATATCGAGAATAATAAATACGTACATATTGATAGGTAACTAAAATACAGCTGGTTTAAATCAAAttgcaaaaatataaaacattgcACGTTTAACAAATGTAAATTAAACCGTGTTCGTTATTCGTTATTCTTTGACCAGTTGAGGAATCGTTTGGACGGTAGAATCCGTCACTATGCCTCTGGAATATATATAACGCATGAATCcgttaaaacaaaactagaatGATAAAGAATTATGTATTGTTTTCAGGTAAGGCAAATTATATAGATGTGAatatgtgatatatataattgcaGAGCTTTAAtgtgtattatatatacacaatgtTTTGCCATGATGTTATATTATTCATACCAAACAATCCACAAGGGAAGTAACATGCGAAATGGTTAGACGTGCAAAACATTGCAAAAAATCTATAACAAATTAACTATGTTGATCGAATCAAAGGCCACACAACATAACAGTGATTTGCGATGACTTTTCGTTTCACAATAAATACCAAACATGTGCTGAGTTTCTCTTTAGATAAGACCAAATCCTTGAAATTTTGTGTATGTGGTTGGTTGATCTAACTCGACCAACTATATTGATTCTGTCCCCATTTCCCTTTAATTCTGTCTTTACCACACCACAACACTAATCATAAAACGTCACTGtttgtctttgattttgaattcgTCAATATCAAAATGGGTAACAATTCCTCTGCTCAAAGCTCAACACCTTCTTTGCCGATTGATTCTACCTTCAATCTTCCTTCTCCATTACCATCTTGGCCTTCAGGTTCTTGTTTTGActttaactttgttttcctctgtttcagcTCTGCTTTTGCTCTGTTTATGAAGTTTTGGTTCGATTACAGGAGAAGGATTTGCGAAAGGGAGAATCGATTTGGGAGGTCTTGAAGTTAGCCAAGTAGATACATTTAACAAAGTATGGACTGTATACGAAGGAGGACAAGATAATCTCGGAGCCACTTTCTTTGAGCCGTCTTCAGTACCTGAAGGCTTTTCGATTCTCGGGTTCTACGCTCAACCTAATAACCGCAAGCTTTTCGGATGGACACTTGTGGGAAAAGACCTCTCAGGCGACTCTTTAAGACCGCCGGTGGATTATCTTCTCCTTTGGAGCGGCAAATCTACAAAGGTAGAGAACAACAAGGTTGAAACAGGATACTTTTGGCAGCCTGTACCACCTGATGGTTACAATGCAGTGGGTCTAATCGTGACAACCTCGGATGAGAAACCTCCTCTAGACAAGATCCGTTGTGTCCGTTCCGACCTGACCGATCAATCCGAGCCTGACGCTCTGATATGGGAAACTAATGGGTTTAGCGTTTCGAGTTCTAAACCTGTTAACAGAGGAACACAAGCCTCTGGAGTCAGCGTTGGCACGTTCTTCTCAAACTCTCCAAATCCGGCCTTACCTTGTctgaaaaacaacaacttcgatTTTTCTTGTATGCCAAGCAAGCCCCAGATCGACGCTCTGTTTCAAACTTACGCCCCTTGGATCTATTTCCACAAAGATGAGAAGTATCTCCCATCATCTGTCAACTGGTTCTTCAGCAACGGTGCCTTGCTTTACAAGAAAGGTGATGAATCAAACCCAGTTCCAGTTGAACCAAACGGTTTAAACCTTCCCCAAGGTGAATTCAACGACGGTCTGTATTGGTTAGACCTACCTGTTGCTTCTGACGCAAGAAAACGAGTCCAGTGTGGTGATTTGCAGAGCATGGAAGTGTATCTGCACATAAAACCTGTTTTCGGTGGAACATTCACAGACATAGCCGTGTGGATGTTTTATCCGTTCAACGGCCCGTCAAGAGCCAAGCTCAAAGCCGCTTCAATCCCGTTGGGGAGAATCGGCGAACACATTGGAGACTGGGAACATTTCACTCTTCGAATAAGTAACTTCAGCGGCAAGCTACATCGGATGTATCTGTCGCAACACAGCGGAGGAAGCTGGGCTGATGCTTCCGAGATCGAGTTTCAAGGCGGAGGAAACAAACCAGTGGCTTACGCTTCTTTGAATGGACACGCAATGTACTCAAAACCGGGACTTGTGTTGCAAGGCAAAGACAATGTGGGGATCAGGAACGATACTGGAAAGAGTGAAAAAGTGATTGATACGGCGGTTAGGTTCAGGGTTGTTGCAGCAGAGTATATGAGAGGAGAATTGGAGGAGCCGGCTTGGTTGAATTATATGAGACATTGGGGACCAAAGATTGATTATGGTCATGAAAATGAGATTAGAGGTGTGGAGAAGATTATGGTTGGGGAGAGTCTTAAGACTACGTTTAGGAGTGCGATTAAAGGATTGCCTAACGAAGTTTTTGGAGAGGAAGGACCTACTGGTCCGAAGTTGAAGCGGAATTGGTTAGGTGATGAAGTTTGAATCTCTgtcatttaattattttactgTTTTTGAATCTCTTTGTTTGTAACAGGAATTAATCTTCGTTGTCACTTGACccatatttacaaatttataattccTGTTATCCCTCGTTATTTGTTGtgacaagaaaataaaaggttCAAAACAGCATCTTAGATAGTCTAGTCGTTTGGGCAAGAAAATTGTTCGAGTGACTCGAGTCAAAAGCGGgcattaatattgtttttgcaCCTTTTATTCTCACATGCCCctctttaagaaaataaaaccttttttcgttttgtgaTGTTTCGTAACCTTAGGTTTCCTTTATATCTCTTCCTGCCTAAAATGATTTCGTTgaaaatgtattttcttttgtattgtcaattaatattttcagaatattgttttgttaaacaaaaagaaaaaaatcttttatctCAAATAATGACGTTGTATCTTcacataaaaatcatatttccACGATAACgttcttttgaattttcatgaTAGGTAATTAAGTCCTTGTAAATAACGCGTTTCATCACAAGATCAAGATGTGGTGATGTTTAAAGTCATGAgtcaattttattaattttttatggTGTATTTATTGTAATCACTGAAAATCTACcttaaaatgatataaagtttcttaatttttagaatataaATGATAAAGTCATGAGTCaactttttggtttatgatttcaaaagagttttagtatcataaaatgttatgtagaatttgttgttattcaatcaaaaatttttaaaagtatgttaaggttttgtgttattcatttaaaatttgtaaaaagtaatataaaatcttcataaatttGGGGTTATTAGATTTATGCACTTATAAAGTcagtaaaagttttgtgttatttaattagaacaaaaaaatctctgattattaatcatttaaattattatgttattggttcaTGACTTATAATTAAGTCCTTGTAAACAACGCGTTTCATCACAAGATCAAGATGTGGTGATGTTTAAAGTCATGAGtcaattttattgttttttcatgGTGTATTTATTGTAATCACTGAAAATCTACcttaaaatgatataaagtttcttaatttttagaatataaATGATAAAGTCATGAGTCaactttttggtttatgatttcaaaagagttttagtATCTTAAAATGTTATGTAGAATTGgttgttattcaatcaaaaaattttaaaagtatgttaaggttttgtgttattcatttaaaatttgtaaatagtaatataaaatcttcataaatttGGGGTTATTAGATTTATGCTCTTATAAAGTCAGTAaaaattttgtgttatttaattagaacaaaaaaatctctgattattaatcatttaaattattatgttattggttcatgactttctatatttttcttcacaaaataaaattataggaAGTTATGAAAagtattataaaaatatagagatttgtttgtaaaactttacaaaattatgaaaaactaatcaacaagattataaaataCATCTCTAACAATAGTTTAgaatctttcatttatttactttctaGGATTTGAATAAAGTCATCAAAATTCTTTGTAAATTAGGAACCAATAACACCCTCTTAAACTACATCTATAAATTTCAAAGAGTagttgataaaattttatagaatTCCAAAGAGTGCTGTCTAAAAGAGTTCTTAATCTACAttgttaaataatttacatGATGGGAGTGGCCGGTTTTGCGGTAGCTCTGATGGTAACTTCACTGTTAATCGCTACTTGCGCTGATGGAAAAGAGTTTTTTCATCACCGGGAAATTAAAGTACAAAGATTTTTGAAGCAGCTTAACAAGCCAGCTCTTAAATCCATTAAGGTATCTTACACAAATTTCATATGCATATACTCCATGCGTTGAATATTCGCTCacaaatttcttttgagaCTAATAATTGTTTTGCTTTAATCTTTCTTACAGAGTGAAGACGGAGATATAATTGATTGTGTTCTAATAACTAGCCAACCAGCTTTTGATCATCCTTTGCTTAAAAATCACACCATTCAGGTTTGCTATCATTTGCAATACCTCTGGTTTGTTTACACATGCATGATCGTGTTGTTTTCTCACGTAGGTAAAACCAAGTTTTATCCCGGAAGGGGAAGGTGACTCTACGTACACCAAGAAGGAGACAAAAGCTACTCAAGTGTGGCAGAAATATGGAGAGTGCCCAGAAAACACTATCCCgataagaagaacaaaaaaagaagaaatcttaCGAGCAAAATCCCTTGAAAGTTTCGGGAAAAAGAATCATCAATACATTCCTGAAGATACATCTAGTCCAAATTATCACCATGAGGTACACACCCTATACAGTACAATTTCTATAGGCATATCTATGTTAGCATACTCACATGTATATATTCAGAGTGGagcaatattttcatttaaatggTAGTACAATGATATTTACTTTTGTCTCTAATTAATATGATTTggagtaatttttttttttcttattttcttttttccttttgtgaTCTGGAATTTTTGGATCAAGTCCAATATAAATTAACCGAAACGGCTATTACATAGACATTATATATTACATGGTGAATCCTAATCACACGAATTTCCCTGGTTTAGTACGCGTTCATGGGTGTGAGAAACGGAAAGTTTTACGGGACAAAAGCCTCGATAAATGTCTGGAAACCAGATGTAGCAACTCCCAGCGAGTTCAGCTTGTCACAGACTTGGATCGTATCTGGAGATGGCACTAGTCGTAATACTATTGAAGCTGGTTGGCAGGTTTGATCTTCCGTCCTAAATATAAGGATATCTTGCAGGACATCATAATTAACACAACCTTAATTTGTTTGCCTTGATTTATAGGTTTATCCAGGAATGTACGGTAATAATGATCCtagattatttgtttattggaccgtaagttctcatttttccACCCTAAttaaacacacacatatatatatacttcaaaatagaaaaatttgtttctatttgACGTGTTGAGAATCCGAAACCATGcaaacatatttttcaattcaaaatatgttttatctTGTAAATTAAGATTTTCCTCCGTTACTAATGAAAGTTCATGCatgcttatatatattagagcGATGGATACCAAAAGACAGGATGCTATAATCTCGTCTGCGGTGGTTTTGTTCAGACGACCAACCAATACACTGTAGGTGGATCCTACGTTACCGCGTCACAATACGACGGAGCTCAACTAGTTCTCAACCTACTTATATGGAAGGTAATAATACCGTTATTCTTTTTTCCACCTTAACAATACCAACTATCTTATCGTATAGTTTATATCTACTTTATGAATCtattataattttcaatttttctatCTGTATTTTGCTCAATTAAAACTGTAAATAAAGCTCCTCCACTAACTCCAATTTAAATTAGCAAAACAGATCACAAATCCTTTTGTTATGTACTAAAGGAAAAGTCAGGCCAGTGAAAATAACCTTAGTTAATATATTAGAGGCAATCTTGTTTTCTAACTCTTCATTAATTTATTGGAATTGCGATCATCAGGACCCAAAAACAGGAAACTGGTGGCTAAAGATTAATGACAACGATGTTATAGGGTACTGGCCTGGCTCGTTGTTCAATTCTCTAGGAGATGGAGCTATAAAAGTTGAATGGGGTGGCGAAATCTTCGCGCCAACCAGTGATAGACACACAACCACCGATATGGGAAGTGGACATTTTGCAGAGGAAGGGATTAAGAAAGCGAGCTatgtaaaaaatattatgatagTTGATGGGACAAATGCTCTGAGAGAACCACAAGGACTTTACTCCTATGCTGATAATCGTAATTGTTACAGCGTTGTACCAGGAAATGCTGGAACTTCCTTTGGTACTCATTTCTTCTATGGTGGTCCTGGTCAGAACGTTAAATGCCCGTGATCTGATCTGTGTGTTCAAGCTTTTGATATTACGCATCTATGTTTCAATGTTTGATCCTATCTATCTTTAATTATAGTTAAGTGCTCTTTGTCTATGTGTAAGGCTTCATAGTTTATAATAAAGAACTTTTACGTTTGTTCCAATCCTCTGTTTATAAATCAAGTTTTAAggaatgaattaaaaaaaaaacttaaatgaaaaaacaaagggATAATAGGATATCCGATGatatttcttatttctttcGTTTTTATAAGATGATTTAAATGAAAGcacaaatattaagaaattatgATTTAATGCATAACAAAAATTAAGCCAGTCAATGAAAACATATAGTACTTAATTTGAATAGTCAgaaactattaaataaataaatattttctctaGACAatagagaaaatcaaataatataaaacaaataaaaactacTACAACATTTTATATAAGGGAACAGAAGAATTATTATTACTCCATATATAAGATGTTTtagactttttcttttgttccatTTTATTAGATGTTGTGTAGATTTCTATGCAAAACTTAAATACATTTAGtattttcaaatcatttttgttagtcagtattttatatgattggttgaattgttttaatatacgtgtttttaaccaaaacatcTTATAAAATGGGACAGAGAGAGTAATACATTTGGTTAATATACGtgtttttaaccaaaacatcTTATAAAATGGGACAGAGAGAGTAGTATTTACTGCATTTAGTTAAAATTAGGTTTACtagttaaataatttataaagtaGACTTAAATTGAATATTATATTTCTAAATAGATTATTTCTGTaaaaataaaccctaaaatatatttatcaaatcttttaagattttaaactttcttatattttctatttgatcATTTCATATTAACGcgattaattaaaatatgttttgtgacttcaaatattttggttttatttaaattcttGCTTTGTA
It encodes the following:
- a CDS encoding NEP-interacting protein (DUF239) (Protein of Unknown Function (DUF239); INVOLVED IN: response to oxidative stress; LOCATED IN: endomembrane system; EXPRESSED IN: stem, cotyledon, sepal, leaf, stamen; EXPRESSED DURING: LP.06 six leaves visible, 4 anthesis; CONTAINS InterPro DOMAIN/s: Protein of unknown function DUF239, plant (InterPro:IPR004314); BEST Arabidopsis thaliana protein match is: Protein of Unknown Function (DUF239) (TAIR:AT2G44220.1); Has 758 Blast hits to 707 proteins in 27 species: Archae - 0; Bacteria - 13; Metazoa - 0; Fungi - 10; Plants - 735; Viruses - 0; Other Eukaryotes - 0 (source: NCBI BLink).) — its product is MMGVAGFAVALMVTSLLIATCADGKEFFHHREIKVQRFLKQLNKPALKSIKSEDGDIIDCVLITSQPAFDHPLLKNHTIQVKPSFIPEGEGDSTYTKKETKATQVWQKYGECPENTIPIRRTKKEEILRAKSLESFGKKNHQYIPEDTSSPNYHHEYAFMGVRNGKFYGTKASINVWKPDVATPSEFSLSQTWIVSGDGTSRNTIEAGWQVYPGMYGNNDPRLFVYWTSDGYQKTGCYNLVCGGFVQTTNQYTVGGSYVTASQYDGAQLVLNLLIWKDPKTGNWWLKINDNDVIGYWPGSLFNSLGDGAIKVEWGGEIFAPTSDRHTTTDMGSGHFAEEGIKKASYVKNIMIVDGTNALREPQGLYSYADNRNCYSVVPGNAGTSFGTHFFYGGPGQNVKCP